The following coding sequences are from one Sander lucioperca isolate FBNREF2018 chromosome 2, SLUC_FBN_1.2, whole genome shotgun sequence window:
- the prmt1 gene encoding protein arginine N-methyltransferase 1 isoform X2, whose translation MAAPAERMEGESSAKPAAEDMTSKDYYFDSYAHFGIHEEMLKDEVRTLTYRNSMFHNKHLFKDKVVLDVGSGTGILCMFAAKAGAKKVIGIECSSISDYAVKIVKANKMDDVVTIIKGKVEEVDLPVDGVDIIISEWMGYCLFYESMLNTVIYARDKWLKPDGLIFPDRATLYVTAIEDRQYKDYKIHWWENVYGFDMSCIKEVAIKEPLVDVVDPKQLVSSACLIKEVDIYTVKLEDLSFTSPFCLQVKRNDYIHALVTYFNIEFTRCHKRTGFSTSPESPYTHWKQTVFYLDDYLTVKTGEEIFGTINMKPNVKNNRDLDFTVDIDFKGQLCEVSKTSEYRMR comes from the exons ATGGCGGCGCCAGCAGAGAGGATGGAG GGGGAGAGCTCAGCCAAGCCTGCAGCCGAGGATATGACATCAAAGGACTACTACTTTGACTCCTACGCCCACTTTGGCATCCACGAG GAGATGCTGAAAGATGAGGTTCGCACTCTGACCTATCGCAATTCCATGTTCCACAACAAGCATCTGTTTAAGGACAAGGTGGTGCTGGATGTGGGCAGCGGGACAGGCATCCTCTGCATGTTTGCTGCCAAAGCGGGAGCCAAGAAGGTTATAGGG ATAGAGTGCAGCAGCATCTCAGACTACGCTGTGAAAATTGTCAAGGCCAACAAGATGGATGATG TTGTGACCATCATCAAGGGGAAGGTGGAGGAGGTGGACCTGCCCGTCGACGGAGTTGACATCATCATATCCGAGTGGATGGGCTACTGCCTCTTCTATGAGTCCATGCTCAATACAGTCATTTATGCCAGAGACAAGTGGCTG AAGCCAGATGGACTCATTTTCCCAGACAGGGCAACCCTTTATGTCACTGCCATTGAAGACAGGCAGTACAAGGACTACAAAATCCACT GGTGGGAGAACGTGTATGGTTTTGATATGTCATGCATCAAGGAGGTGGCGATCAAGGAGCCCCTGGTTGACGTGGTGGACCCAAAGCAGCTGGTCAGTAGCGCCTGTCTCATCAAG GAGGTGGACATCTACACCGTGAAGTTGGAGGACCTGTCCTTCACCTCACCGTTCTGCCTGCAGGTGAAGAGGAACGACTACATCCACGCTTTGGTCACCTACTTCAACATAGAGTTCACCCGCTGTCACAAGAGGACCGGCTTCTCCACCA GCCCAGAGTCCCCCTACACCCACTGGAAGCAGACGGTCTTCTACCTGGACGATTACCTGACGGTCAAGACTGGTGAGGAGATCTTTGGCACAATCAACATGAAGCCAAACGTCAAGAACAAT AGGGACCTGGACTTCACCGTAGACATCGACTTCAAGGGTCAGCTGTGTGAGGTGTCGAAGACGTCAGAGTACAGGATGCGTTAG
- the prmt1 gene encoding protein arginine N-methyltransferase 1 isoform X1, protein MAAPAERMEVSQGESSAKPAAEDMTSKDYYFDSYAHFGIHEEMLKDEVRTLTYRNSMFHNKHLFKDKVVLDVGSGTGILCMFAAKAGAKKVIGIECSSISDYAVKIVKANKMDDVVTIIKGKVEEVDLPVDGVDIIISEWMGYCLFYESMLNTVIYARDKWLKPDGLIFPDRATLYVTAIEDRQYKDYKIHWWENVYGFDMSCIKEVAIKEPLVDVVDPKQLVSSACLIKEVDIYTVKLEDLSFTSPFCLQVKRNDYIHALVTYFNIEFTRCHKRTGFSTSPESPYTHWKQTVFYLDDYLTVKTGEEIFGTINMKPNVKNNRDLDFTVDIDFKGQLCEVSKTSEYRMR, encoded by the exons ATGGCGGCGCCAGCAGAGAGGATGGAG GTTTCTCAGGGGGAGAGCTCAGCCAAGCCTGCAGCCGAGGATATGACATCAAAGGACTACTACTTTGACTCCTACGCCCACTTTGGCATCCACGAG GAGATGCTGAAAGATGAGGTTCGCACTCTGACCTATCGCAATTCCATGTTCCACAACAAGCATCTGTTTAAGGACAAGGTGGTGCTGGATGTGGGCAGCGGGACAGGCATCCTCTGCATGTTTGCTGCCAAAGCGGGAGCCAAGAAGGTTATAGGG ATAGAGTGCAGCAGCATCTCAGACTACGCTGTGAAAATTGTCAAGGCCAACAAGATGGATGATG TTGTGACCATCATCAAGGGGAAGGTGGAGGAGGTGGACCTGCCCGTCGACGGAGTTGACATCATCATATCCGAGTGGATGGGCTACTGCCTCTTCTATGAGTCCATGCTCAATACAGTCATTTATGCCAGAGACAAGTGGCTG AAGCCAGATGGACTCATTTTCCCAGACAGGGCAACCCTTTATGTCACTGCCATTGAAGACAGGCAGTACAAGGACTACAAAATCCACT GGTGGGAGAACGTGTATGGTTTTGATATGTCATGCATCAAGGAGGTGGCGATCAAGGAGCCCCTGGTTGACGTGGTGGACCCAAAGCAGCTGGTCAGTAGCGCCTGTCTCATCAAG GAGGTGGACATCTACACCGTGAAGTTGGAGGACCTGTCCTTCACCTCACCGTTCTGCCTGCAGGTGAAGAGGAACGACTACATCCACGCTTTGGTCACCTACTTCAACATAGAGTTCACCCGCTGTCACAAGAGGACCGGCTTCTCCACCA GCCCAGAGTCCCCCTACACCCACTGGAAGCAGACGGTCTTCTACCTGGACGATTACCTGACGGTCAAGACTGGTGAGGAGATCTTTGGCACAATCAACATGAAGCCAAACGTCAAGAACAAT AGGGACCTGGACTTCACCGTAGACATCGACTTCAAGGGTCAGCTGTGTGAGGTGTCGAAGACGTCAGAGTACAGGATGCGTTAG